The Kitasatospora sp. NBC_00374 genome has a segment encoding these proteins:
- a CDS encoding IS110 family transposase, producing MLLIGDDWAEDHHDVEVQDATGRRLATARLPEGAEGIAKLHELVAKHAGEDPDPADVIVGIETDRGTWVQALLAAGYQVYAINPRQVARFKERYGTSGAKSDKGDAHALADMVRIDRDQLRPIAGDSDQAQAVKVVTRAHQTLIWERTRTFQRLRSTLREYFPAALNAYASLELTSTDALELLIRAPTPQAAAKLTRTQIAAVLARARRHNRDQKAGAIQAALREKQLELPEPVTAAYAAATIAHSRLLLALNEQIAAMEKQVRAHFLAHPDAEIYLSMPGIGEITGARVLAEFGDDPTRYTSAKARKNYAGTSPVTRASGKSHTVQARYVRNNRLADALQRQAFSALRASPGARRYYDKQRAREAGYNPALRQVGNRLVGILHGCLKTRTHYDEATAWSHHAHLHAA from the coding sequence TTGCTGCTGATCGGCGACGACTGGGCCGAGGACCACCACGACGTCGAGGTCCAGGACGCGACCGGCCGACGCCTCGCAACCGCGAGGCTGCCCGAGGGCGCGGAAGGCATCGCCAAGCTGCACGAGCTCGTGGCCAAGCACGCCGGAGAGGACCCCGATCCCGCCGACGTGATCGTCGGGATCGAGACCGACCGCGGCACCTGGGTACAGGCCCTGCTCGCCGCCGGCTACCAGGTCTACGCGATCAACCCCCGGCAGGTCGCCCGGTTCAAGGAGCGGTACGGCACCTCCGGCGCCAAGAGCGACAAGGGCGACGCCCACGCCTTGGCCGACATGGTCCGCATCGACCGCGACCAGCTACGGCCCATCGCCGGCGACAGCGACCAGGCCCAGGCCGTCAAGGTCGTGACCCGCGCCCACCAGACCCTGATCTGGGAACGCACCCGCACCTTCCAACGGCTCCGCAGCACGCTGCGCGAGTACTTCCCCGCCGCCCTGAACGCCTACGCGTCCCTGGAACTGACCAGCACCGACGCACTGGAACTGCTGATCAGAGCACCCACACCGCAGGCGGCGGCGAAGCTGACCCGCACCCAGATCGCCGCCGTCCTCGCCCGGGCCCGCCGACACAACCGGGACCAGAAGGCCGGCGCGATCCAGGCCGCACTGCGCGAGAAGCAGCTGGAGCTGCCCGAGCCGGTCACGGCCGCCTACGCGGCCGCCACCATTGCCCACTCCCGGCTCCTGCTCGCCCTCAACGAGCAGATAGCCGCGATGGAAAAGCAGGTGAGGGCGCATTTTCTCGCGCACCCGGACGCTGAGATCTACCTCTCCATGCCCGGCATCGGAGAGATCACCGGCGCCCGGGTGCTCGCCGAGTTCGGGGACGACCCCACCCGCTACACCTCCGCCAAAGCCCGCAAGAACTACGCCGGCACCAGCCCCGTCACCCGGGCCTCCGGCAAGAGCCACACCGTCCAGGCCCGCTACGTCCGCAACAACCGGCTCGCCGACGCCCTCCAGCGCCAGGCGTTCTCCGCCCTGCGCGCCTCACCCGGCGCCCGCCGCTACTACGACAAGCAGCGCGCACGCGAGGCCGGCTACAACCCCGCTCTCCGCCAGGTCGGCAACCGACTCGTCGGCATCCTCCACGGATGCCTCAAGACCCGCACCCACTACGACGAAGCAACCGCCTGGTCCCACCACGCACACCTCCATGCCGCTTGA
- a CDS encoding flavodoxin family protein, with protein MPDTATSYTDLRALVINCTLKRSPERSHTQGLIDISRGIMERQGVAVDVVRAVDQDIATGVWPDMTEHGWESDEWPVLYSQVMAADILVLAGPIWLGDNSSVTKKVVERLYSCSSVLNEAGQYAYYGRVGGCLITGNEDGIKHCAMNVLYSLQHIGYTIPPQADAGWIGAAGPGPSYLDEGSGGPENEFTNRNTTFMTWNLLHLARILKDAGGIPAHGNQRSEWDAGCRFDFENPEHR; from the coding sequence ATGCCGGACACAGCCACCTCGTACACCGACCTGCGCGCACTGGTCATCAACTGCACCCTCAAGCGTTCCCCCGAGCGCAGCCACACCCAGGGCCTGATCGACATCAGCCGCGGCATCATGGAGCGCCAGGGCGTCGCGGTCGACGTCGTCCGGGCCGTCGACCAGGACATCGCCACCGGGGTCTGGCCCGACATGACCGAACACGGCTGGGAGAGCGACGAGTGGCCCGTCCTCTACAGCCAGGTGATGGCCGCCGACATCCTCGTCCTGGCCGGCCCGATCTGGCTGGGGGACAACTCCTCGGTGACGAAGAAGGTCGTCGAGCGCCTCTACTCCTGCTCGTCGGTCCTGAACGAGGCCGGGCAGTACGCCTACTACGGACGGGTCGGCGGCTGCCTGATCACCGGCAACGAGGACGGCATCAAGCACTGCGCGATGAACGTCCTCTACAGCCTCCAGCACATCGGTTACACGATCCCGCCGCAGGCCGACGCCGGCTGGATCGGCGCGGCCGGCCCCGGCCCGTCCTACCTGGACGAGGGATCCGGCGGACCGGAGAACGAGTTCACCAACCGCAACACCACCTTCATGACCTGGAACCTCCTCCACCTCGCCCGCATCCTCAAGGACGCCGGCGGCATCCCCGCCCACGGCAACCAGCGCTCCGAGTGGGACGCCGGCTGCCGCTTCGACTTCGAGAACCCAGAACACCGCTGA
- a CDS encoding ATP-binding protein: MRVFWLVVSLAVLAWIAEGLYILITGETTAFETWRKGNAGFDALIRFVGPVLTAGIATALFLFLWYGWTKRRFLKKARKKPNELVLTAGPHISEVVGRREVAQVIAQRLRERSTRRPYLLVGGVGVGKTAVLVQLTEILAREHAVPVPIRLRDAAHESDLNFEEMAKRRFSEEAPQGILARSKNDRVWNQLLADDKPVVIADGLEEAILDESLQDDRDNVICRAIERAYQEKLPLVIASRPHAPLEGTNAAIIELEPLSEEAALFFVEADAPESDERRLDWIVETAEVTESPIYLQIARELHRHDSLERDRPRPDPKRLDTRSWDRSTLRLWLLETWYHALEEGRLEEGVALEPQERRDTLEVVSALACIGLLQDKLEVSFADLLGEDVHPGLTRQMETKVQHFWTEQRGFDQYGRSANTFTAWQREQIWATLCDRLSKPEGQHLGHGSTVQCQAALARFMRHAGELKLVEGFEKKVRFPHSIIQAYFGYRMLYHLGERKAGRLIEQALYPPGPGRELLIALVLLSRRRAKEPPAESGSLKADVTREASKLLRRAPLTGRTLSERLCSAASRRSDPKALDLYAAALEIDSVEAVPRQLDTITRKLKTRWRGIKGDRRTLDEAKLGLVKQFGAALRTADGKTDITDLYERLFDLGIKEPSFAIRLAVAQEFGSGGDPAFALIRKWIHKNSDPLEEYRSHVDELRDTKRKKTAEWIEKRNASAVRGPSRTAPEKDDPLDRERQAINVRYRDGRIELWRQFVMRAWMIPMLLGSVSDGHRDEARDRLLKWLRHLDPEHTGGTPDLPRSLENALAQGFKYAANRRKRHPDTYRGGRIDLIRQAETMLQRSRCWYSQICLLQALCLWELPDSVTRDGQNGEVAASRAGKGYGNGAAGRIEGSRGTTAVQTVERWLSMAGTARTAGDGAMPRQRLHPFVAEAGDLVALALETRQPERFIWIDEKGVAENIGSRADGSQHYRKHSLWIPPSVGWTTLDGRAQRLVADVLVMLNLIERDGLPDDVEERLKRSEQPDMPLPPCLTTDRTPLHPELKVGTTDPPIPGATCLPTCKFQLCPYPPQGTQLRVEIREPFCRQQQALLPGRVRRVFPRVLRRKTPNWVGMRVRELHDFWEEMAKR; this comes from the coding sequence ATGCGGGTCTTCTGGCTGGTGGTCTCCCTTGCGGTCCTCGCCTGGATCGCGGAGGGCCTCTACATTCTGATCACGGGTGAAACCACCGCCTTCGAGACGTGGCGGAAGGGCAATGCGGGGTTCGACGCCCTCATCCGGTTCGTCGGTCCGGTTCTCACCGCCGGAATCGCTACCGCGCTCTTCCTGTTCCTCTGGTACGGCTGGACGAAGCGGCGCTTCCTCAAGAAGGCGCGCAAGAAGCCCAACGAGTTGGTCCTCACCGCAGGACCGCACATTTCCGAGGTCGTCGGCCGCCGGGAAGTGGCGCAGGTCATCGCCCAGCGACTGCGTGAGCGCAGCACGCGCAGGCCGTATCTGTTGGTCGGTGGGGTGGGCGTCGGGAAGACGGCCGTCCTGGTACAGCTGACGGAGATCTTGGCCCGGGAACACGCGGTACCGGTACCCATCCGGCTGCGGGACGCCGCCCACGAGTCCGACCTGAACTTCGAGGAGATGGCCAAGCGACGCTTCTCCGAGGAGGCACCTCAGGGCATCCTCGCCCGGAGCAAGAACGACCGGGTCTGGAACCAGTTACTGGCGGACGACAAGCCGGTCGTCATCGCCGACGGGCTGGAGGAGGCGATCCTCGACGAGAGCCTCCAGGACGACCGGGACAACGTCATCTGCCGGGCCATCGAGCGCGCGTACCAGGAGAAGCTGCCCCTGGTCATCGCCTCCCGACCGCACGCTCCCCTGGAGGGCACCAACGCGGCGATCATCGAGTTGGAACCCCTCAGTGAGGAAGCGGCGCTCTTCTTCGTGGAGGCAGACGCTCCCGAGAGTGACGAACGCCGCCTGGACTGGATCGTGGAGACGGCGGAGGTCACCGAATCGCCGATCTACCTGCAGATCGCACGGGAGCTGCATCGCCACGACAGCCTGGAACGTGACCGGCCCCGGCCTGATCCCAAGCGGCTGGACACGCGCAGTTGGGACCGGTCCACCCTGCGGTTGTGGCTGCTGGAGACGTGGTACCACGCTCTGGAGGAGGGCCGGCTGGAGGAGGGTGTCGCACTGGAACCGCAGGAGCGCCGCGACACGCTCGAGGTGGTCTCGGCGCTGGCGTGCATCGGCCTGCTCCAGGACAAGCTGGAGGTCTCTTTCGCGGATCTGCTGGGCGAGGACGTTCACCCCGGCTTGACGCGACAGATGGAGACCAAGGTCCAGCACTTCTGGACCGAGCAACGCGGGTTTGATCAGTACGGCAGGAGTGCGAACACCTTCACGGCGTGGCAGCGGGAGCAGATCTGGGCCACCCTGTGCGACCGGCTCAGCAAACCGGAGGGCCAGCACCTCGGCCACGGGAGCACCGTCCAGTGCCAGGCCGCGCTCGCCCGGTTCATGCGCCACGCAGGTGAGCTCAAGTTGGTGGAGGGCTTCGAGAAGAAGGTCCGGTTCCCGCACAGCATCATCCAGGCGTACTTTGGCTATCGCATGCTCTACCACCTGGGGGAACGCAAGGCTGGCCGGCTCATTGAGCAGGCGCTGTACCCGCCCGGGCCCGGTCGCGAACTGCTCATCGCGCTGGTGCTGCTTTCCCGCCGACGCGCGAAGGAACCCCCGGCGGAGAGCGGCAGTCTCAAGGCCGACGTGACGAGGGAGGCCAGCAAGCTGTTGCGACGCGCACCGCTGACCGGACGGACGCTCTCCGAGCGGCTCTGCAGCGCCGCGAGCCGCCGTTCGGACCCGAAGGCCCTCGACCTCTACGCGGCTGCCCTGGAGATCGACAGCGTCGAGGCAGTGCCCCGGCAGCTGGACACGATCACCCGCAAGCTCAAAACACGGTGGCGCGGTATCAAGGGCGACAGGCGAACCCTGGACGAGGCGAAGCTCGGTCTGGTGAAGCAGTTCGGCGCCGCCCTGCGCACGGCTGACGGCAAGACCGACATCACGGACCTCTACGAGCGGCTCTTCGACCTGGGCATCAAGGAGCCCTCTTTCGCAATCCGCCTCGCAGTCGCCCAGGAGTTCGGCAGCGGCGGCGACCCGGCATTCGCCTTGATCCGCAAGTGGATCCACAAGAACAGCGATCCCCTGGAGGAGTACCGATCGCATGTCGACGAGCTGAGGGACACGAAAAGGAAGAAGACCGCTGAGTGGATCGAGAAGCGGAATGCATCCGCTGTTCGGGGACCCTCCCGGACAGCGCCGGAGAAGGATGATCCGCTGGACCGCGAACGGCAGGCCATCAACGTGCGGTACCGGGACGGCCGCATCGAGCTCTGGCGTCAATTCGTCATGCGGGCCTGGATGATTCCGATGCTGCTGGGATCGGTCAGCGACGGGCACCGTGACGAGGCCCGCGACCGCCTCCTGAAGTGGCTGCGCCACCTGGACCCCGAACACACCGGCGGTACGCCCGACCTGCCGCGCTCCCTGGAGAACGCGCTCGCCCAGGGCTTCAAGTACGCGGCCAACCGGCGCAAACGCCACCCCGACACCTATCGCGGTGGCCGCATCGACCTGATCCGGCAGGCGGAGACCATGCTCCAACGAAGCCGCTGCTGGTACTCGCAGATCTGCCTGCTCCAGGCACTGTGCCTGTGGGAGCTCCCGGACAGTGTCACCCGCGACGGACAGAACGGTGAGGTGGCGGCATCGCGCGCGGGCAAGGGCTACGGCAACGGTGCGGCCGGGCGGATCGAAGGCTCCCGCGGTACCACCGCCGTCCAGACTGTGGAACGCTGGCTCTCCATGGCGGGCACCGCCCGCACCGCAGGTGATGGAGCCATGCCCAGGCAACGCCTGCACCCCTTCGTGGCCGAGGCGGGCGACCTGGTGGCCCTCGCCCTGGAGACCAGGCAGCCCGAGCGCTTCATCTGGATCGACGAGAAGGGCGTCGCCGAGAACATCGGCTCCCGGGCGGACGGCTCGCAGCACTACCGCAAGCACAGTCTGTGGATCCCGCCCTCGGTCGGGTGGACCACCCTGGACGGGCGCGCCCAGCGGCTGGTCGCCGATGTCCTGGTCATGCTCAACCTCATCGAGCGTGACGGGCTTCCGGACGACGTCGAGGAACGGCTGAAGAGGTCCGAGCAGCCGGACATGCCGCTACCGCCCTGCCTCACCACGGACCGTACCCCGCTGCATCCCGAGCTGAAGGTCGGCACCACGGATCCACCGATCCCGGGCGCGACCTGCCTACCCACCTGCAAGTTCCAGCTCTGCCCCTACCCGCCCCAGGGAACGCAGCTCCGAGTCGAGATACGCGAGCCGTTCTGCCGGCAGCAACAGGCCCTGCTGCCCGGGCGCGTGCGCCGCGTCTTCCCTCGAGTTCTCCGCCGGAAGACGCCGAACTGGGTCGGCATGCGCGTCCGGGAACTGCACGACTTCTGGGAGGAGATGGCCAAGCGCTAG